A window from Kovacikia minuta CCNUW1 encodes these proteins:
- a CDS encoding type IV pilus twitching motility protein PilT, producing MNGSAPRPQDHSPVTPPPPPAPTPMQVQTKPASTIEQMVRDAHSRQASDIHIRVGEAPRFRIRGQMMQPRDQVVVTPELFEQYLAEILTPQQRAAFANDRELDTAIFYPGFLRCRVNCFDTLRGGAIVLRLISLEVPTIDGLGLPPVLKHLATQPQGLILVTGPTGSGKSTTLAAMIRHMNEVTARHVVTIEDPIEYVHSSIKCLVSQREVGLHTHEFRNALRAVLREDPDVILIGEMRDRITVETALKASQTGHLVLGTLHTRNAINAVNRLLNIYNPDEQPAMRVQITESLIAIIAQVLIPTTDGRRTAAHEVLINTPAMQDYLLKGEEGEAFQLMETDTNEGMQVMNQALCDLVLLGKISPDDAVRASTDAGDLRRRVRNEGFDPARNAGRDFSHA from the coding sequence ATGAACGGTTCAGCACCTCGACCCCAGGATCATTCACCTGTGACGCCACCACCGCCCCCTGCTCCAACTCCCATGCAGGTACAGACGAAACCGGCTAGCACTATTGAACAGATGGTCAGAGATGCCCATTCCCGTCAGGCATCTGATATTCATATCCGGGTAGGAGAGGCACCCAGATTCCGCATCCGGGGCCAAATGATGCAGCCGAGAGATCAGGTAGTTGTCACGCCTGAACTTTTTGAGCAGTACCTGGCTGAGATCCTTACCCCCCAACAGCGGGCTGCATTTGCAAACGATCGGGAACTGGATACCGCAATTTTCTATCCGGGCTTTCTGCGCTGCCGGGTAAACTGCTTTGATACGCTCCGGGGTGGGGCGATCGTGCTGCGGCTGATCTCCCTGGAAGTGCCTACCATTGACGGGTTAGGCTTACCACCTGTGTTGAAACATCTCGCCACCCAACCCCAGGGCTTAATTCTAGTCACAGGGCCAACGGGGTCTGGTAAGTCCACCACCCTGGCTGCCATGATTCGACATATGAACGAGGTGACTGCCAGACATGTGGTAACGATTGAAGACCCAATTGAGTACGTCCACTCTTCAATCAAGTGTCTGGTCAGCCAGCGGGAGGTGGGTCTGCATACCCACGAATTCCGTAATGCATTGCGGGCAGTCTTGCGGGAAGATCCGGATGTGATTCTGATTGGGGAAATGCGCGATCGCATCACCGTCGAAACCGCCCTCAAAGCCTCCCAAACCGGACACCTGGTTTTGGGAACTCTGCACACACGTAATGCAATCAATGCCGTTAATCGTCTGCTCAACATCTACAACCCGGATGAACAACCCGCAATGCGGGTGCAAATTACGGAATCGCTGATTGCTATCATTGCTCAGGTTTTGATCCCCACTACAGATGGTCGCCGCACAGCTGCCCACGAAGTGCTGATTAATACCCCCGCAATGCAGGATTATCTGCTTAAGGGTGAAGAAGGCGAGGCGTTCCAACTGATGGAAACCGATACCAACGAAGGGATGCAGGTTATGAATCAGGCACTTTGCGATCTGGTTCTGCTGGGTAAAATCAGTCCGGATGATGCGGTTCGTGCCTCAACGGATGCAGGCGATCTCCGCCGTCGTGTTCGTAATGAAGGATTCGATCCAGCAAGGAATGCGGGACGGGATTTTTCCCATGCGTAA
- a CDS encoding DUF58 domain-containing protein, with protein MIKAQKIADWLESHWIAPAYIGCLLSGLFLFFFVAASNTMAGWLYVISGIGLALLAIAAILPERILRNIDIRRNPITPVSAGDLLTIELVLKNTSNQSKTLIQVQDLLPYVLSQPVTEAIETIAPHGTYVWNYSLPTQRRGIYRWQSVQLRTAAPLGLFWCQRSRLVKAIAVVYPTVLPLTQCPLIDEMGRDRSLQFNSDRSAQSATEGITRSLRPYRWGDPTRLVHWRTSARYSELRVRELEVLTGGQELVICLDSALAWEVSDPSRSFSEVFEQAVTTASSLYFYARHRNLNVKLWTAGTGLVQGNRNVLEALAGVEPKEDHHSGSLPSLPLIWLTQTPVGLSTLPPGSRWVLWKSSEFSGRQAETEIVSEVHSNPGIVIQPDRPLQLQLQGMLKR; from the coding sequence ATGATTAAAGCTCAAAAAATTGCCGATTGGCTAGAGTCTCACTGGATTGCCCCGGCTTATATTGGATGCTTATTAAGCGGTTTATTCCTATTTTTCTTTGTTGCAGCCAGCAATACAATGGCTGGTTGGCTCTATGTTATTAGCGGAATTGGACTGGCGCTGTTGGCGATCGCAGCCATCCTTCCTGAGCGTATACTACGCAACATTGATATTCGCCGCAACCCCATCACTCCCGTCAGTGCGGGTGATCTGTTAACGATTGAGCTGGTGTTGAAGAACACCAGTAATCAGTCTAAAACATTGATTCAGGTTCAGGATCTCCTGCCCTACGTCCTGAGTCAACCCGTTACTGAGGCAATTGAAACGATCGCTCCCCACGGCACTTATGTGTGGAACTATTCCTTACCGACCCAGCGACGGGGGATTTATCGCTGGCAAAGCGTCCAGTTAAGAACCGCTGCCCCTTTAGGTTTGTTTTGGTGCCAGCGTTCCCGATTGGTGAAGGCGATCGCGGTCGTCTACCCCACGGTTCTGCCGCTGACCCAATGCCCTTTAATCGATGAAATGGGTCGAGATAGGAGCTTGCAGTTTAACAGCGATCGTAGTGCCCAGTCTGCAACCGAAGGCATCACCCGCTCTCTCCGTCCTTACCGTTGGGGCGACCCAACCCGTCTTGTCCACTGGCGCACGAGTGCCCGCTATAGCGAACTGCGCGTTCGAGAGTTGGAAGTCCTGACCGGGGGGCAGGAACTTGTTATCTGTCTGGATAGTGCCCTCGCCTGGGAGGTATCCGATCCTTCCCGTTCCTTTTCAGAAGTCTTTGAACAGGCTGTAACGACTGCCAGCTCCCTCTACTTCTATGCGCGTCACCGCAACCTGAACGTTAAACTATGGACTGCGGGGACAGGGCTAGTTCAGGGTAACCGGAATGTGCTGGAAGCTCTGGCGGGTGTCGAACCCAAAGAAGACCACCATTCCGGATCGCTGCCATCTCTTCCCCTCATTTGGCTGACCCAAACACCTGTTGGCTTAAGCACCCTTCCCCCTGGCAGCCGATGGGTGCTCTGGAAATCCTCCGAATTCTCTGGGCGTCAGGCGGAAACAGAAATCGTCTCGGAAGTTCATAGCAACCCCGGCATCGTTATTCAACCCGATCGACCTTTGCAATTGCAATTACAGGGAATGCTGAAGCGGTAA
- a CDS encoding DUF309 domain-containing protein, whose translation MESLPPEFWQAVNQFNQRQFYACHDTLEALWMEAGEPDKKFYQGILQVAVALHHLGNQNWRGAVILLGEGMNRLRDYQPTYGNIDVEAFLSQTARLLKILQQGGPEQVSTVVEQLDGEANEPQSQPIIDGAIAFPTLQQISLPCDS comes from the coding sequence ATGGAATCCCTTCCTCCAGAGTTTTGGCAAGCTGTAAACCAGTTTAATCAGCGGCAGTTTTATGCCTGCCATGATACGTTGGAGGCACTTTGGATGGAAGCAGGGGAGCCAGATAAAAAGTTTTACCAGGGCATTTTACAGGTTGCTGTAGCGCTCCATCATTTGGGCAACCAGAATTGGCGGGGAGCGGTAATTTTACTGGGTGAGGGGATGAATCGTTTGCGAGATTATCAGCCTACTTATGGGAATATCGATGTCGAAGCGTTTCTTAGCCAGACTGCCAGACTGCTCAAAATTCTTCAACAGGGTGGGCCGGAGCAGGTCTCCACGGTGGTGGAGCAACTTGATGGTGAGGCAAATGAGCCACAGTCACAGCCAATTATTGATGGGGCGATCGCTTTTCCAACCCTGCAACAGATCTCTCTTCCCTGTGATTCCTAA
- a CDS encoding LptA/OstA family protein, with amino-acid sequence MMSPYRRFRLSLSDPKFAGIASITPARVFGILALSILLLDSVNSLFPVEQSARAQTTTQPLQNRAMTLYSDVQEANAKTGVVTARGNVQINYPARQIQATAAQAQYYSRERRIVLSGNVYVLQQGNSMRGETITYLIDEGRFVALPAPTKQVESTYLVPESSPSPTPTATQSPLIIEPEFTPSDSEAPSNSP; translated from the coding sequence ATGATGTCTCCTTACCGACGGTTTCGCCTTTCCTTAAGTGACCCAAAATTTGCCGGGATTGCTTCTATAACCCCAGCACGGGTTTTTGGCATACTGGCACTGTCAATTCTCTTACTTGACAGTGTGAATAGCCTCTTTCCAGTTGAACAGTCCGCTAGGGCGCAGACAACCACTCAGCCGCTGCAAAATCGGGCAATGACTTTGTATTCCGATGTTCAGGAAGCCAATGCGAAGACAGGGGTTGTTACTGCTCGTGGTAATGTTCAGATTAACTATCCGGCACGCCAAATTCAGGCAACGGCTGCCCAGGCTCAGTACTACAGCCGCGAACGTCGTATCGTTTTAAGTGGAAATGTTTACGTTCTGCAACAGGGGAATAGCATGCGGGGTGAGACAATCACCTATCTAATTGATGAAGGACGCTTTGTTGCGCTTCCTGCCCCTACCAAACAGGTTGAATCTACTTACCTTGTTCCAGAATCATCACCCTCCCCAACGCCAACGGCTACCCAATCCCCTCTCATCATCGAACCAGAATTTACACCTTCTGATTCTGAAGCACCGTCTAATTCACCTTGA
- the lptB gene encoding LPS export ABC transporter ATP-binding protein: MLENVHKSYGQRAVVSRVSLSVSQGEVVGLLGPNGAGKTTTFYMATGLEKPNQGKVCLNDVEITSMPIHKRARLGIGYLAQEASVFRHLTVRENILLVMEQTNIPRREWNDRIADLLNEFHLEKVAHTLGIRISGGERRRTELARSLAAGRDGPKFLLLDEPFAGVDPIAVAEIQQIIARLRARQIGILITDHNVRETLAITDRAYIMRDGQILASGTAEELYSNPLVRQYYLGDNFQP, encoded by the coding sequence GTGCTGGAAAACGTTCATAAGTCCTATGGTCAGCGGGCAGTGGTGAGTCGGGTTAGCCTGTCTGTCTCTCAGGGAGAAGTGGTTGGCTTACTGGGGCCAAATGGGGCTGGCAAAACAACCACCTTTTATATGGCCACAGGCTTAGAGAAGCCCAACCAGGGAAAAGTTTGTCTCAATGATGTGGAAATCACTTCAATGCCGATTCATAAACGGGCACGGTTAGGAATCGGCTACCTCGCACAGGAAGCCAGTGTTTTCCGCCATTTGACTGTGCGAGAAAATATTCTTCTGGTTATGGAGCAAACAAATATTCCCCGACGAGAGTGGAACGATCGCATCGCTGACCTATTGAATGAATTCCATCTAGAGAAGGTCGCCCACACCTTGGGCATCCGTATTTCTGGAGGCGAACGACGGCGGACTGAGTTAGCTCGATCGCTGGCAGCAGGACGGGATGGTCCCAAATTTTTGTTGCTGGATGAACCGTTTGCTGGAGTAGACCCGATCGCCGTCGCCGAAATTCAACAGATTATTGCTCGTCTGCGCGCGCGTCAAATTGGCATTCTGATTACGGATCATAATGTTCGTGAAACCCTGGCAATCACCGATCGGGCTTACATCATGCGAGATGGTCAAATCCTTGCATCGGGCACCGCTGAGGAACTTTACAGCAACCCCCTGGTCCGACAGTATTACCTGGGCGATAATTTTCAGCCTTAA
- a CDS encoding LptF/LptG family permease codes for MSSSFPTANKPPFNPFGWLIAGIPVMDRYIIGELIPPFIFGVGAFSSIGVAIGVLFDLVRKITEAGLPLTLALEVFFLKLPYFISLAFPMSMLLACLIVYSRLSSDSELIALRSCGVSIYRLVLPAVLLGLIMTGITFVFNEAVVPAANRRATITLNRALKGNEPSFREKNILYQEFRKETTPSGERENVLSRIFYAREFNGKEMKGLNILDFSQNGLNQIVVAETATWNPIDKTWDFFNGTTYTIAPDGSFQGILRYKKQQLQLPRAPLDIATTTTDPIEMNIAQIRQYLATTGEGGNVKETRKLRLRIDQKISFPFVCLVFALVGSTLGVQPQRGGRRATSFGVSLVIIVFYYLFTSICEAFYQFGILSSLLAGWLPTLTILVAGVFILMRINR; via the coding sequence ATGTCCTCAAGCTTCCCCACGGCCAATAAGCCTCCGTTCAACCCCTTTGGCTGGTTAATAGCGGGTATTCCAGTGATGGATCGGTACATTATTGGGGAACTCATTCCGCCTTTTATCTTTGGGGTCGGGGCTTTTTCGTCGATCGGCGTGGCGATCGGGGTTTTATTTGATTTGGTGCGCAAAATCACGGAGGCAGGATTACCGCTAACGCTGGCGCTGGAAGTCTTTTTTCTGAAACTGCCCTATTTCATCAGTTTGGCGTTTCCCATGTCCATGCTGCTGGCATGTCTGATCGTGTACAGCCGCCTTTCGAGTGACAGCGAATTGATCGCCCTGCGGAGTTGTGGGGTCAGTATCTATCGGTTGGTTCTGCCTGCGGTTCTGCTGGGCCTGATTATGACTGGAATTACCTTCGTCTTTAATGAAGCGGTTGTTCCGGCAGCAAATCGGCGGGCAACAATAACCCTGAATCGTGCCCTTAAGGGTAATGAACCCAGTTTTCGGGAGAAAAATATTCTTTATCAAGAATTTCGCAAGGAAACGACACCTTCGGGAGAGCGGGAAAATGTCCTTTCCAGAATCTTCTATGCCAGGGAGTTTAATGGCAAGGAAATGAAGGGACTGAACATCCTGGACTTTTCCCAAAATGGGCTGAACCAGATCGTGGTTGCCGAAACTGCAACCTGGAATCCGATCGACAAAACCTGGGATTTTTTCAACGGAACGACTTATACGATTGCTCCCGATGGCTCTTTCCAAGGAATTTTGCGCTACAAGAAACAGCAACTTCAGCTTCCCCGCGCTCCTCTCGATATTGCCACTACCACGACTGACCCGATCGAAATGAATATTGCCCAAATCCGGCAATATCTGGCAACCACAGGCGAGGGAGGAAACGTTAAGGAAACCCGTAAGCTCAGGTTGCGGATTGATCAGAAAATTTCTTTTCCTTTTGTCTGTCTTGTATTTGCCCTGGTTGGTTCGACGTTAGGAGTTCAACCGCAACGGGGCGGGCGACGGGCAACCAGCTTTGGGGTTAGCCTGGTCATTATTGTTTTCTACTATCTGTTTACCAGTATTTGCGAAGCCTTTTACCAATTTGGAATTCTTTCTTCCCTGTTAGCCGGGTGGCTTCCCACCCTCACCATTCTGGTAGCAGGAGTTTTTATATTAATGAGAATTAATCGGTAG
- a CDS encoding GTP-binding protein: MPLSRLLILVVGLILILGLAIWLIDSLTRLYWQLAYYPLLSQALLFLIIVLIGVLIAAFIYYFFWLPQQSKKKAARRTQPKIPVAKTEAAEETLKAIRRQVAQIQDEVARQELLSRSHEIEQNLSRRELQVVIFGTGSAGKTSIANALIGRMVGEVGAPMGTTEVGETYSLRLKGLNREILIIDTPGILEAGVAGTERERLARKLATEADLLLFVLDNDLRKSEYDPLQALAEIGKRSLVILNKSDLYTEDDRETILARLRERVRGLVGASDVVAVAARPNSVILENGESFYPDPDIMPLIRRMVAVLRAEGEDLVADNILLQSQRLGEEARKLIDLQRRRQAEKIVERFQWIGAGVVAATPLPVVDLLAAAAVNAQMVVEIGRVYGCDINPERGRELALSLGKTLASLGIVKGAVTIVSTALQVSVGGMLVGRAIQGVSAAYLTRIAGRSFIEYFRHDQDWGDGGITEVVQRQFQLNRKDEFIRSFVQEAITRVVKPLNLDRETELEAEELELESQPMVELRARLERDLEPVELEADDWERPKNYQIDDWEERR; encoded by the coding sequence ATGCCTTTGTCGCGCCTTCTCATTCTGGTCGTGGGGCTAATCCTGATTCTGGGATTGGCAATCTGGTTGATCGATTCCCTCACCCGCCTGTACTGGCAGCTTGCCTACTACCCGTTGCTATCGCAGGCGTTGCTGTTTTTAATCATTGTCCTGATTGGGGTGTTAATTGCGGCATTTATCTATTACTTTTTCTGGCTGCCGCAACAATCTAAGAAAAAAGCGGCTCGACGAACTCAACCCAAAATTCCGGTTGCCAAAACTGAAGCAGCGGAAGAAACCCTGAAGGCAATCCGGCGACAGGTTGCCCAAATTCAGGATGAAGTTGCCCGCCAGGAGCTTTTGAGCCGATCGCATGAGATTGAGCAAAACCTGTCACGGCGAGAGTTACAGGTGGTTATTTTTGGCACTGGCTCAGCCGGGAAAACCTCGATCGCCAATGCCCTGATTGGGCGCATGGTGGGGGAAGTGGGTGCGCCTATGGGAACCACCGAAGTTGGCGAAACCTATTCCCTAAGGCTCAAGGGACTCAATCGAGAAATTTTGATCATTGACACCCCAGGGATTCTGGAGGCAGGGGTTGCCGGAACTGAACGAGAAAGACTGGCGCGGAAGCTGGCAACTGAGGCAGATTTGCTCCTATTTGTGCTGGACAATGACCTCCGCAAGTCAGAATACGATCCATTGCAGGCGCTGGCGGAAATCGGCAAGCGATCGCTCGTAATCCTCAATAAATCCGACCTTTACACGGAGGACGATCGGGAAACTATTCTGGCTCGTCTGCGAGAACGGGTACGAGGGCTGGTTGGGGCGTCAGATGTGGTCGCCGTTGCTGCCCGCCCCAACTCCGTGATTCTGGAAAATGGGGAAAGCTTTTACCCCGATCCCGACATCATGCCCTTAATTCGGCGGATGGTGGCAGTTTTGCGGGCAGAAGGGGAAGACCTGGTGGCAGATAATATCCTGCTACAGTCTCAACGATTAGGAGAGGAAGCCCGCAAGCTCATTGATCTGCAACGCCGCCGCCAGGCAGAAAAGATTGTGGAACGGTTCCAGTGGATTGGAGCGGGGGTTGTTGCCGCCACCCCCTTACCTGTGGTGGATTTGCTCGCTGCTGCCGCTGTTAATGCCCAGATGGTGGTCGAAATTGGACGGGTCTATGGCTGTGATATTAACCCAGAGCGGGGGCGAGAGTTGGCGCTATCGTTGGGCAAAACCCTGGCAAGCCTGGGAATTGTGAAGGGAGCCGTCACGATCGTCTCCACCGCACTGCAAGTAAGCGTTGGCGGCATGCTGGTCGGACGTGCCATTCAGGGTGTTAGTGCGGCTTATCTGACGCGGATTGCAGGCAGGAGCTTTATCGAATACTTCCGACACGACCAGGATTGGGGCGATGGCGGTATTACGGAGGTGGTACAGCGTCAGTTTCAGCTGAATCGCAAGGATGAATTCATTCGCTCTTTTGTGCAGGAGGCAATTACACGGGTCGTAAAACCCCTCAACCTCGATCGCGAAACTGAACTAGAAGCGGAGGAACTTGAACTGGAATCGCAACCAATGGTTGAGCTACGAGCAAGGCTAGAGCGGGATTTGGAACCTGTAGAATTAGAAGCGGATGACTGGGAACGCCCCAAAAATTACCAGATAGATGATTGGGAAGAGAGGAGATAG
- a CDS encoding DUF937 domain-containing protein, translated as MALFDEILSAVANPEMQANPDQLSGILSTVQQLSNNYGTDPGTTQTLVSVVGNYLRSSLQAAGPNQAQSLVNQFGGTTPNQQAVEALLGAGMQQQLVQDLIQKTGLDPQTIQSMLPMLIPLALNLLQSGNNTQNPQAGNPILNSFLDGDNDGDVDLGDVMNVAGRFLGGR; from the coding sequence ATGGCTCTATTTGATGAAATTTTGAGTGCAGTGGCTAATCCTGAAATGCAGGCTAACCCAGATCAACTCAGCGGAATTCTTAGCACGGTGCAGCAACTAAGCAATAACTATGGAACCGATCCTGGAACAACTCAGACGCTTGTTTCTGTTGTGGGCAATTATTTGCGATCGTCCCTGCAAGCAGCAGGTCCAAACCAGGCTCAGTCATTGGTGAATCAGTTCGGTGGCACTACTCCTAACCAGCAAGCAGTCGAAGCGTTATTGGGGGCGGGAATGCAGCAGCAACTTGTGCAGGATTTGATCCAGAAAACTGGGCTAGATCCCCAAACCATTCAATCGATGCTGCCTATGTTGATTCCTTTAGCCCTAAATTTACTTCAAAGCGGAAATAACACCCAAAATCCTCAGGCAGGTAACCCCATTCTCAACAGTTTTCTGGATGGGGACAATGACGGGGATGTGGATCTAGGCGATGTGATGAATGTCGCAGGACGGTTTTTAGGAGGACGATAG
- a CDS encoding methylenetetrahydrofolate reductase, translated as MTLQCGSWSGLQRRFERKLEAGAKFFQSQLISDFDRLEKFMTQIATDCNKPVLAGIFLLKSAKNAQFINRCVPGVHIPDHIIDRLERASDPLREGMLIAAEQVQMARQLCQGVHMMAVKREDLIPQILDLAGVAPLGKVVVRG; from the coding sequence TTGACCCTCCAATGTGGCAGTTGGTCTGGTCTACAACGTCGATTTGAACGCAAACTTGAAGCTGGAGCCAAGTTTTTTCAAAGCCAGTTGATCTCCGATTTCGATCGTCTGGAAAAATTCATGACCCAAATTGCGACAGATTGCAACAAACCCGTCCTGGCTGGGATCTTTCTTTTAAAGTCTGCTAAGAACGCCCAATTTATCAACCGCTGCGTTCCCGGTGTCCATATTCCTGACCATATTATCGATCGTCTGGAACGCGCCTCTGATCCGCTGCGAGAGGGCATGCTCATTGCAGCCGAACAGGTTCAAATGGCACGCCAACTTTGTCAAGGCGTTCATATGATGGCAGTCAAGCGGGAAGATTTGATCCCGCAGATTCTCGATTTAGCAGGCGTTGCACCCCTGGGTAAGGTAGTAGTCAGGGGGTAG
- a CDS encoding methylenetetrahydrofolate reductase, protein MNSTPNSPHSIPSFREAVQAGHFLVTAEVAPPKGGEPTHMLQMAKLMKGRVHGVNITDGSRAVLRMSSLAASVILLQHGIEPICQFACRDRNSISLQADLMGAHALGIRNVLALTGDPVKAGDHPTARGVFELESVRLLQLIGKLNAGFDFNDKPLTDGAIDLFMGAAVDPPMWQLVWSTTSI, encoded by the coding sequence ATGAATTCGACCCCCAATTCTCCACACTCCATCCCTTCCTTCCGAGAGGCGGTTCAAGCAGGACATTTTTTAGTGACTGCGGAAGTCGCTCCACCGAAAGGGGGGGAACCAACTCACATGCTTCAAATGGCAAAGCTGATGAAAGGGCGGGTACATGGAGTTAATATCACCGATGGTAGTCGGGCAGTTCTCAGAATGTCATCTTTGGCAGCATCTGTGATTCTGCTCCAGCACGGAATTGAGCCAATCTGCCAATTTGCCTGCCGCGATCGCAACTCGATTAGCTTGCAAGCAGACCTGATGGGAGCGCACGCCCTTGGCATCCGCAATGTCCTGGCGCTGACGGGCGATCCGGTGAAAGCGGGCGACCATCCCACCGCACGGGGTGTATTTGAGCTAGAATCCGTGCGGCTGCTGCAATTGATCGGCAAACTCAATGCTGGCTTTGACTTCAATGACAAACCCCTGACGGATGGCGCGATCGACCTGTTTATGGGAGCCGCTGTTGACCCTCCAATGTGGCAGTTGGTCTGGTCTACAACGTCGATTTGA
- a CDS encoding FtsW/RodA/SpoVE family cell cycle protein, whose amino-acid sequence MVVFQTIVNVGMTIGLSPVTGIPLPFLSYGRSALLMNFIAIGLVQSVANFRQRLSFKD is encoded by the coding sequence ATGGTTGTATTCCAAACAATTGTTAACGTGGGGATGACGATTGGTCTCTCACCCGTAACCGGGATTCCCCTCCCCTTCCTCAGTTATGGGCGATCGGCATTGTTGATGAATTTCATCGCGATCGGCCTGGTGCAATCCGTTGCCAATTTTCGCCAACGCCTGAGCTTCAAAGATTAG
- a CDS encoding FtsW/RodA/SpoVE family cell cycle protein yields MLLKKSFGRIRWKALVQPWQNVDWWLFVLPVGLTVLGGVMIRSVEMNQGWTDWRQHWITGGVGLFLALAIARWRYDQLMQWRWIIYGITNVSLLAVMFIGRQELGAQRWINIFGFNLQPSEFAKLGIVITIASLLSERPASNIPVVIRTLIITAVPWTFVFLEPNLGTSLVFGAITLGMLYWGNANPGWLLLLLSPLLSAILFNVFLPLWFVWIVLIAIVAWGTLPWYRLGTFAAVVINLISGALGFFLWGLLKDYQKQRLVIFLDPDQDPLGGGYHLIQSRIAIGAGGLWGRGLNHGTQTQLNFIPEQHTDFIFAAIGEELGFIGCFLVLLAFWFICLRLVIIAQNARDNFGSLIGDRRSVNGCIPNNC; encoded by the coding sequence ATGTTGTTGAAAAAATCCTTTGGTCGGATTCGCTGGAAAGCCCTGGTGCAGCCCTGGCAAAACGTAGACTGGTGGCTGTTTGTTTTACCCGTTGGGCTGACGGTACTGGGTGGGGTCATGATTCGCAGCGTGGAAATGAACCAGGGCTGGACAGACTGGCGGCAGCACTGGATCACAGGGGGTGTGGGCTTGTTTCTGGCACTGGCGATCGCTCGTTGGCGGTATGACCAACTCATGCAGTGGCGCTGGATCATCTACGGCATTACTAATGTTTCCTTGCTGGCAGTGATGTTTATCGGTCGGCAGGAGTTAGGCGCACAACGCTGGATTAATATCTTCGGGTTTAACCTGCAACCCTCTGAGTTTGCCAAATTGGGCATTGTTATCACGATCGCCTCGCTCCTGAGCGAACGTCCTGCCTCAAATATCCCTGTTGTGATCAGAACTCTGATTATCACAGCCGTTCCCTGGACGTTTGTCTTCCTGGAGCCAAACCTGGGCACCTCGTTAGTGTTTGGGGCAATTACGCTTGGTATGCTCTATTGGGGCAACGCAAACCCCGGCTGGCTACTCCTATTACTGTCTCCGCTCCTATCTGCAATTTTGTTTAACGTCTTCCTGCCCCTCTGGTTTGTCTGGATTGTTTTAATTGCGATCGTTGCGTGGGGTACGTTGCCCTGGTATCGGCTGGGAACCTTTGCGGCAGTTGTGATTAACCTGATTTCAGGAGCACTGGGGTTTTTCCTCTGGGGTCTGCTGAAGGATTATCAGAAGCAGCGGTTAGTTATTTTTCTTGATCCGGATCAGGACCCGCTGGGTGGAGGGTATCACCTGATCCAGTCCCGGATTGCCATCGGAGCAGGAGGTTTGTGGGGCAGAGGACTCAATCATGGCACCCAAACCCAACTCAACTTTATTCCAGAGCAACATACCGACTTTATCTTTGCTGCGATTGGCGAAGAATTGGGATTTATTGGCTGTTTCCTGGTGTTGCTGGCGTTCTGGTTCATTTGCTTGCGGTTGGTCATCATTGCTCAGAATGCCAGGGATAATTTTGGCTCCCTGATAGGCGATCGGCGTTCTGTCAATGGTTGTATTCCAAACAATTGTTAA